The following coding sequences are from one Sulfitobacter sp. HNIBRBA3233 window:
- the rplB gene encoding 50S ribosomal protein L2, whose amino-acid sequence MALKSYKPTTPGQRGLVLIDRSELWKGRPVKSLTEGLTKNGGRNNTGRITMRRKGGGAKRLYRIVDFKRNKMDVPAAVMRIEYDPNRTAFIALVKYTDGEQAYILAPQRIAIGDTVVASQKADIKPGNAMPFSGMPIGTIVHNIELKPGKGGQIARAAGTYAQFVGRDGGYAQIRLSSGELRLVRQECMATVGAVSNPDNSNQNFGKAGRMRHKGIRPSVRGVVMNPIDHPHGGGEGRTSGGRHPVTPWGKPTKGAKTRNKNKASSRLIVRSRHAKKKGR is encoded by the coding sequence ATGGCACTCAAGTCGTACAAACCGACGACGCCGGGCCAGCGTGGGCTGGTACTGATCGACCGTTCGGAGCTTTGGAAAGGCCGTCCGGTCAAGTCCCTCACAGAGGGTTTGACCAAGAACGGTGGCCGGAACAATACCGGGCGGATCACAATGCGTCGCAAGGGTGGGGGAGCAAAGCGCCTCTACCGTATCGTCGATTTCAAGCGCAACAAGATGGACGTACCAGCGGCCGTCATGCGCATCGAATATGACCCCAACCGTACCGCCTTTATCGCGCTGGTGAAATACACCGACGGCGAACAGGCCTACATCCTCGCGCCACAGCGGATCGCCATCGGCGACACCGTCGTCGCGTCGCAGAAGGCCGACATCAAGCCGGGCAACGCAATGCCTTTCTCCGGCATGCCGATCGGTACAATCGTCCACAACATCGAGCTGAAGCCCGGCAAGGGCGGCCAGATCGCACGCGCCGCGGGCACCTACGCCCAGTTCGTCGGTCGCGATGGCGGCTACGCGCAGATCCGTCTCAGCTCGGGCGAGCTGCGTCTGGTACGTCAGGAATGCATGGCCACCGTTGGTGCGGTCAGCAACCCCGACAACTCGAACCAGAACTTCGGTAAAGCGGGCCGTATGCGCCACAAGGGCATCCGTCCTTCGGTACGTGGTGTCGTGATGAACCCGATCGACCACCCACACGGCGGTGGTGAAGGCCGGACCTCCGGTGGTCGTCACCCGGTGACCCCATGGGGCAAGCCGACAAAGGGTGCCAAGACCCGCAACAAGAACAAAGCGTCCAGCCGGCTTATCGTCCGGTCGCGGCACGCCAAGAAGAAGGGGCGTTAA
- the rpmD gene encoding 50S ribosomal protein L30, with product MAKTIVIKQVGSPIRRPAKQRQTLIGLGLNKMHRVRELEDTPAVRGMINKVSHMVEIVEEKG from the coding sequence ATGGCCAAGACAATCGTGATCAAGCAGGTGGGTTCGCCCATCCGCCGCCCCGCAAAGCAGCGCCAGACGCTGATCGGGCTGGGTCTCAACAAGATGCACCGTGTGCGTGAGCTGGAAGATACGCCAGCCGTGCGTGGCATGATCAACAAGGTCAGCCACATGGTCGAGATCGTTGAAGAAAAAGGCTGA
- the rplR gene encoding 50S ribosomal protein L18, with amino-acid sequence MANTKRQLFIKRRLRVRNKLRRTNAGRMRLSVHRSNKNISVQLIDDVNGKTVASASTLEKALGVVGKNNIEAATKVGEAIAERAKKAGVDTAYFDRGGFLFHGKVKALADAAREGGLKI; translated from the coding sequence ATGGCAAACACAAAACGTCAGCTGTTCATCAAACGCCGCCTGCGCGTTCGGAACAAACTTCGCCGCACGAACGCGGGCCGTATGCGCCTGAGCGTGCACCGTTCAAACAAGAACATCAGCGTCCAGCTGATCGACGATGTGAACGGCAAGACCGTTGCGTCCGCGTCCACGCTGGAAAAAGCGCTGGGTGTGGTTGGCAAGAACAACATCGAGGCGGCCACCAAGGTGGGCGAGGCGATCGCGGAACGTGCGAAGAAGGCCGGTGTCGACACCGCGTACTTCGACCGCGGCGGTTTCCTCTTCCACGGCAAGGTCAAGGCGCTCGCCGATGCAGCCCGCGAAGGCGGTCTGAAGATCTAA
- the rplP gene encoding 50S ribosomal protein L16: MLQPKRTKFRKQFKGSIKGLAKGGSDLNFGTFGLKALEPERVTARQIEAARRAMTRHMKRQGRVWIRIFPDVPVTSKPVEVRMGKGKGSVDFWAAKVKPGRVMFELDGVGEDVAREALRLAAMKLPIKTRVVVREDW, encoded by the coding sequence ATGCTTCAACCAAAGCGTACGAAATTCCGCAAGCAGTTCAAAGGCTCCATCAAGGGTCTGGCAAAGGGCGGGTCCGACCTGAACTTTGGCACCTTTGGCCTGAAGGCGCTTGAGCCCGAGCGTGTGACAGCGCGTCAGATCGAAGCGGCACGCCGCGCGATGACACGTCACATGAAGCGTCAGGGCCGTGTCTGGATCCGTATCTTCCCGGATGTGCCCGTAACCTCCAAGCCCGTCGAAGTGCGTATGGGTAAAGGTAAAGGTTCCGTGGACTTCTGGGCGGCCAAGGTGAAACCCGGTCGTGTGATGTTTGAACTCGACGGTGTTGGCGAAGACGTCGCGCGCGAGGCCCTGCGCCTTGCTGCGATGAAACTGCCGATCAAGACACGCGTCGTGGTCCGCGAAGACTGGTAA
- the rpsS gene encoding 30S ribosomal protein S19 has protein sequence MSRSVWKGPFVDSYVLKKAEASRESGRNEVIKIWSRRSTILPQFVGLTFGVYNGHKHIPVNVSEDMIGQKFGEYSPTRTYYGHAADKKAKRK, from the coding sequence ATGTCTCGTTCAGTATGGAAGGGCCCTTTTGTCGACTCTTATGTCCTCAAGAAGGCCGAAGCATCGCGTGAGAGCGGTCGCAACGAAGTGATCAAGATCTGGTCGCGCCGTTCCACCATTCTGCCGCAGTTTGTGGGTCTGACCTTCGGTGTCTACAACGGCCACAAGCACATCCCAGTCAACGTCAGCGAAGACATGATCGGTCAGAAGTTCGGTGAATATTCCCCGACGCGGACCTACTACGGTCATGCCGCCGACAAAAAAGCGAAGCGGAAGTAA
- the rplF gene encoding 50S ribosomal protein L6 codes for MSRIGKKPVDLPDGVTASVSGQMIEVKGPKGTRSFHATDDVTLAVDDGAVTVTPRGKSKRALQQWGMSRTMVANLVQGVTTGFKKELEIQGVGYRAQMQGNTLKLNLGLSHDVDYEAPEGVTVTAPKQTEIVVEGIDEQLVGQVAANIRAWRKPEPYKGKGIRYKGEFIFRKEGKKK; via the coding sequence ATGTCTCGTATTGGTAAAAAACCGGTCGATCTGCCCGACGGCGTTACAGCGTCCGTTTCCGGCCAGATGATCGAAGTCAAAGGGCCAAAAGGCACCCGTTCGTTCCACGCGACCGACGATGTGACCCTGGCTGTGGATGACGGTGCCGTCACTGTCACGCCGCGCGGCAAATCCAAGCGCGCGCTTCAGCAGTGGGGCATGTCCCGCACCATGGTTGCGAACCTCGTTCAGGGCGTGACCACCGGTTTCAAGAAAGAGCTTGAGATCCAGGGTGTGGGTTACCGGGCGCAGATGCAGGGCAACACCCTGAAGCTGAACCTTGGCCTGTCGCATGACGTGGATTACGAAGCCCCCGAGGGCGTGACCGTGACTGCGCCGAAACAAACCGAGATTGTGGTTGAAGGCATTGACGAACAGCTTGTTGGTCAGGTTGCAGCGAACATCCGTGCGTGGCGCAAGCCCGAGCCCTACAAGGGCAAGGGTATCCGCTACAAGGGCGAGTTCATCTTCCGCAAAGAAGGGAAGAAGAAGTAA
- the rplX gene encoding 50S ribosomal protein L24: MAAKLKKGDTVIVLTGKDKGKEGTITSVDPKSGKAIVDGVNIAIRATRQSQTSQGGRIPKAMPIDLSNLAIKDANGKPSRVGFKMEGDKKVRFAKTTGDVI; encoded by the coding sequence ATGGCTGCCAAGCTGAAAAAAGGTGACACGGTCATCGTTCTGACCGGCAAGGACAAGGGCAAGGAAGGGACGATCACGTCCGTCGACCCCAAGTCCGGCAAGGCAATCGTTGACGGCGTCAACATCGCGATCCGCGCCACGCGCCAGTCGCAGACGTCGCAGGGCGGCCGCATCCCGAAGGCGATGCCGATCGACCTTAGCAACCTCGCGATCAAGGATGCCAACGGCAAACCCAGCCGCGTTGGTTTCAAAATGGAAGGCGACAAGAAAGTGCGCTTTGCCAAGACAACAGGGGACGTGATCTGA
- the rplE gene encoding 50S ribosomal protein L5 — protein sequence MLDDANYTPRLKAQYRETIRAALKEEFGYKNDMQVPRLDKIVLNIGCGAEAVRDSKKAKSAQEDLTKIAGQKALTTTAKKSIAGFRVREDMPLGAKVTLRGDRMYEFLDRLITIAMPRIRDFRGVSGKSFDGRGNYAMGMKEHIVFPEIDFDKVDETWGMDIVIATTADTDAEAKALLKHFNMPFNS from the coding sequence ATGCTCGACGATGCAAACTACACACCCCGCCTGAAGGCGCAGTACCGCGAAACCATTCGTGCCGCTCTCAAAGAAGAGTTCGGCTACAAGAATGACATGCAGGTGCCACGTCTGGACAAGATCGTCCTGAACATCGGCTGCGGCGCAGAGGCTGTCCGTGACAGCAAGAAAGCCAAGTCCGCTCAGGAAGACCTGACCAAGATCGCGGGCCAGAAGGCCCTGACCACCACGGCGAAGAAATCCATCGCGGGCTTCCGCGTGCGTGAAGATATGCCACTGGGCGCGAAAGTGACCCTGCGCGGCGACCGCATGTATGAATTCCTCGACCGTCTGATCACGATCGCAATGCCCCGTATCCGTGACTTCCGCGGCGTATCGGGCAAATCTTTCGATGGCCGTGGCAACTATGCCATGGGCATGAAAGAGCACATCGTGTTCCCCGAGATCGACTTCGACAAGGTCGATGAGACTTGGGGTATGGACATCGTGATCGCCACCACGGCGGATACCGACGCTGAAGCCAAGGCGCTGTTGAAGCACTTCAACATGCCTTTCAACAGCTGA
- the rplN gene encoding 50S ribosomal protein L14 → MIQMQTNLDVADNSGARRVQCIKVLGGSKRKYASVGDIIVVSVKEAIPRGRVKKGDVRKAVVVRTAKEVRRDDGTAIRFDRNAAVILNNNNEPIGTRIFGPVVRELRGKNFMKIISLAPEVL, encoded by the coding sequence ATGATCCAGATGCAGACCAACCTGGATGTTGCTGACAACAGCGGCGCGCGCCGTGTTCAGTGCATCAAGGTCCTGGGTGGTTCCAAGCGTAAGTACGCCTCCGTCGGCGACATCATTGTCGTCTCGGTGAAGGAAGCCATCCCACGCGGTCGTGTGAAAAAGGGCGACGTCCGCAAGGCCGTCGTCGTTCGCACCGCCAAGGAAGTCCGTCGCGACGATGGCACAGCCATCCGTTTCGACCGCAACGCAGCCGTTATCCTGAATAACAACAACGAGCCGATCGGCACCCGTATCTTCGGGCCAGTGGTTCGTGAACTGCGCGGCAAGAACTTCATGAAAATCATCTCGCTCGCTCCGGAGGTGCTGTAA
- a CDS encoding FkbM family methyltransferase has product MKKYLVGTALGHSLLGLSHFKSLKSLRTQNPERAAMVANAVLADRLVTRLCPSGGTFIDVGAHIGSIFSTVHRLDSSVRIVAVEADPSKAENLAARFDYITLHACAVGDSEGQITFYIDPDATGYNSLVKREDGTQIEISVEIRKLDDLLKDETPDVIKIDIEGAELGALRGGAQVIAVHRPTIMFESTETGTNALGYSPDLLWNWLHDMGYGVFTPDRLAHDAPPLDLTSFLDAHAYPMRTLNYFAVHDSKRTDIRDRARGILGIKVGA; this is encoded by the coding sequence ATGAAGAAATACCTCGTCGGGACCGCTTTGGGGCATTCGCTTCTGGGCCTGTCCCACTTCAAATCGCTCAAATCCTTGCGCACGCAAAACCCCGAACGGGCGGCGATGGTCGCTAACGCGGTGCTGGCCGACAGGCTGGTCACGCGGCTCTGCCCCTCTGGGGGGACGTTTATCGACGTCGGCGCGCATATCGGCTCGATCTTTTCGACGGTACATAGGCTCGACAGTTCCGTCCGGATCGTCGCTGTCGAAGCGGATCCGTCGAAGGCCGAGAACCTTGCGGCACGGTTCGACTACATCACGCTGCACGCCTGCGCGGTTGGCGACAGCGAGGGGCAGATCACCTTCTACATCGACCCCGATGCGACCGGCTACAACTCTCTGGTCAAGCGCGAGGATGGCACACAGATCGAGATTTCGGTGGAGATCCGGAAACTTGACGACCTGCTGAAAGACGAGACACCCGATGTCATCAAGATCGACATCGAGGGCGCGGAACTGGGCGCGCTGCGCGGCGGCGCGCAGGTCATCGCAGTGCATCGGCCCACGATCATGTTCGAGAGTACCGAGACAGGCACAAACGCGCTGGGGTATTCGCCCGACCTTCTGTGGAACTGGCTACATGACATGGGCTACGGGGTCTTTACCCCCGACAGGCTGGCGCATGATGCCCCCCCGCTTGACCTGACCAGTTTTCTCGACGCCCACGCCTATCCGATGCGGACATTGAACTATTTCGCAGTCCACGACAGCAAACGCACGGATATACGCGACCGCGCCCGTGGCATCCTGGGTATCAAGGTCGGCGCCTGA
- the rpsC gene encoding 30S ribosomal protein S3 has product MGNKVNPIGMRLQVNRTWDSRWYADTKDYGDLLLEDIAIREFINKECKQAGIARVIIERPHKKCRVTIHTARPGVIIGKKGADIEGLRQKIAKMTDSELHLNIVEVRKPELDAALVGESIAQQLERRVSFRRAMKRAVQNAMRMGAQGIRVNLAGRLGGAEIARTEWYREGRVPLHTLRADIDYAHVEAMTAYGIIGIKTWIFKGEIMEHDPAARDRKAQEMQDGPAPRGAGGRR; this is encoded by the coding sequence ATGGGTAACAAAGTAAACCCGATCGGCATGCGTCTGCAGGTGAACCGCACCTGGGACAGCCGCTGGTACGCCGATACGAAGGACTACGGTGATCTTCTGCTCGAAGACATCGCAATCCGTGAGTTCATCAACAAGGAATGCAAACAGGCGGGTATCGCCCGTGTGATCATCGAACGTCCGCACAAGAAGTGCCGCGTGACGATCCACACAGCGCGCCCCGGCGTCATCATCGGCAAGAAAGGGGCAGACATCGAAGGTCTGCGCCAGAAAATCGCCAAGATGACCGACTCCGAGCTTCACCTCAACATCGTTGAAGTGCGCAAGCCCGAGCTGGACGCAGCCCTCGTGGGTGAGAGCATCGCACAGCAGCTGGAACGCCGGGTGTCTTTCCGTCGTGCCATGAAGCGCGCCGTGCAGAACGCCATGCGCATGGGCGCTCAGGGTATCCGCGTGAACCTCGCGGGTCGTCTGGGTGGTGCGGAAATCGCGCGGACCGAATGGTACCGTGAAGGCCGCGTGCCTTTGCATACCCTGCGTGCCGACATCGATTACGCACATGTCGAAGCGATGACAGCCTACGGCATCATCGGGATCAAGACCTGGATCTTCAAAGGCGAGATCATGGAGCACGATCCGGCAGCGCGTGACCGCAAGGCACAAGAAATGCAAGACGGCCCAGCACCTCGCGGTGCCGGCGGTCGTCGTTAA
- the rpsE gene encoding 30S ribosomal protein S5: MARDDNRGGRRNQRDETPEFADRLVAINRVSKTVKGGKRFGFAALVVVGDQKGRVGFGKGKAKEVPEAIRKATEQAKRQMIRVQLREGRTLHHDMSGRHGAGKVVMRTAPEGTGIIAGGPMRAVFEMLGIKDVVAKSIGSQNPYNMIRATMDGLRKEQSPRSVAQRRGKKVADILPKREDANEASSHVAEEA; this comes from the coding sequence ATGGCCAGAGATGACAACCGGGGCGGACGCCGCAACCAGCGCGACGAAACCCCAGAATTCGCGGACCGTCTGGTCGCGATCAACCGCGTTTCCAAGACCGTAAAAGGTGGTAAGCGCTTTGGCTTCGCCGCACTTGTGGTGGTTGGCGACCAGAAAGGCCGTGTCGGCTTCGGCAAGGGCAAGGCCAAAGAGGTCCCCGAGGCGATCCGCAAGGCAACCGAGCAGGCGAAGCGCCAGATGATCCGCGTTCAGCTGCGCGAAGGCCGCACGCTGCACCACGATATGTCGGGCCGTCACGGTGCCGGCAAAGTAGTGATGCGGACCGCACCTGAAGGTACCGGTATCATCGCCGGTGGTCCGATGCGCGCCGTGTTCGAGATGCTGGGCATCAAGGACGTTGTCGCCAAATCGATCGGGTCGCAAAACCCTTACAACATGATCCGCGCCACCATGGACGGTCTGCGCAAGGAACAGTCGCCCCGTTCCGTCGCACAGCGCCGTGGCAAGAAGGTGGCCGACATCCTGCCGAAACGCGAAGACGCCAACGAGGCATCCTCGCACGTGGCTGAGGAGGCATAA
- the rplV gene encoding 50S ribosomal protein L22, translating to MSKDKNPRRVADNEARAKLRMLRTSPQKLNLVAAMIRGKKVDKALTDLTFSKKRIALDVKKCLQSAIANGENNHNLDVDELIVAEAYVGKNLTMKRGRPRARGRFGKIIKPFSEITIVVRQVEEQA from the coding sequence ATGAGCAAGGATAAGAATCCCCGCCGCGTGGCCGACAACGAAGCACGTGCAAAACTGCGCATGCTGCGTACAAGCCCGCAGAAACTGAACCTCGTCGCCGCAATGATCCGCGGCAAGAAGGTGGACAAGGCCCTCACGGACCTGACCTTCTCCAAGAAGCGGATCGCGCTGGACGTGAAGAAATGCCTTCAGTCCGCGATTGCCAATGGCGAAAACAACCACAACCTCGACGTGGATGAACTGATCGTTGCCGAAGCCTATGTCGGCAAGAACCTGACCATGAAGCGTGGACGCCCACGTGCCCGTGGCCGGTTCGGCAAGATCATCAAGCCGTTCTCGGAAATCACCATCGTCGTGCGTCAGGTTGAGGAGCAAGCATAA
- the rpsH gene encoding 30S ribosomal protein S8 yields MNDPIADMLTRIRNSSLRGKSTVLTPASKLRAWVLDVLADEGYIRGYEKTTGADGHPAIEISLKYYEGEPVIRELKRVSKPGRRVYMGANDIPQVRQGLGVSIVSTPQGVMSDANARAANVGGEVLCTVF; encoded by the coding sequence ATGAACGATCCTATCGCAGATATGCTGACACGCATCCGTAACTCTTCGCTGCGCGGCAAATCCACAGTTCTTACACCGGCGTCCAAGCTGCGTGCATGGGTTCTGGATGTGCTGGCGGACGAAGGTTACATCCGTGGCTACGAGAAGACGACAGGCGCCGACGGCCATCCGGCCATCGAAATCAGCCTCAAGTACTACGAAGGCGAGCCCGTCATTCGTGAACTCAAGCGGGTGTCGAAGCCCGGTCGCCGCGTCTACATGGGCGCAAATGATATCCCGCAGGTCCGTCAGGGTCTGGGTGTGTCGATTGTCTCCACCCCGCAGGGTGTGATGTCGGATGCAAACGCACGGGCGGCCAACGTTGGCGGCGAAGTGCTCTGCACCGTATTCTAA
- the rpmC gene encoding 50S ribosomal protein L29, producing the protein MIASELRDKTPDQLRDELVNLKKEAFNLRFQQATGQLENPARLRAVKRDVARVKTLLNEKAKAAAE; encoded by the coding sequence ATGATCGCCAGCGAACTGCGTGACAAGACGCCGGACCAGCTCCGTGACGAACTTGTGAACCTCAAGAAAGAAGCGTTCAACCTGCGTTTCCAGCAAGCCACCGGCCAGCTGGAAAACCCCGCCCGCCTGCGCGCCGTGAAGCGTGACGTGGCGCGTGTGAAAACGCTGTTGAACGAAAAAGCCAAAGCGGCTGCGGAATAA
- a CDS encoding TIGR02466 family protein yields MADIRSLFVTRIYHAPLGGDVDAEELEASCYSIAEDDDAGQEWSEANGYPGYTSYASLTDLGWRFPIFAQVIAALDSHVEAFAEELALDLDGRALKLEDIWINILPEGGMHSGHLHPHSVISGTTYVAMPDGASAIKFEDPRLPMMMASPARRKDAPEDLRTFAYIAPKVGDVLLWESFLRHEVPMNMSEEDRISVSFNYSWG; encoded by the coding sequence ATGGCCGATATCCGATCTCTCTTCGTGACCCGTATCTACCACGCCCCGCTGGGCGGCGATGTCGACGCGGAAGAACTCGAGGCATCCTGCTATTCCATTGCCGAGGACGACGACGCAGGACAGGAATGGAGCGAGGCGAACGGCTACCCCGGCTATACCTCCTACGCCTCGCTGACCGATCTGGGGTGGCGGTTTCCGATTTTCGCGCAGGTCATCGCGGCGCTCGACAGCCATGTCGAGGCTTTCGCCGAAGAGCTGGCGCTGGATCTGGATGGCCGCGCGCTGAAGCTTGAAGACATCTGGATCAACATCCTGCCCGAGGGCGGGATGCATTCGGGGCACCTGCATCCCCATTCGGTGATCTCGGGTACGACCTATGTGGCGATGCCCGACGGGGCCAGCGCGATCAAGTTCGAAGATCCGAGGCTGCCGATGATGATGGCCTCTCCGGCGCGCCGCAAGGACGCACCAGAAGACCTGCGCACCTTCGCCTACATTGCGCCAAAGGTCGGCGACGTGTTGTTGTGGGAAAGCTTCCTGCGCCACGAGGTGCCGATGAACATGTCCGAAGAGGACCGCATCAGCGTGTCGTTCAACTACAGCTGGGGCTGA
- the rpsN gene encoding 30S ribosomal protein S14: MAKKSMIEREKKREALVKKYAAKRAALKEIINDESKPMEERFRASLKLAKLPRNSSAVRLHNRCQLTGRPHAYYRKLKISRIALRDLGSNGQIPGMVKSSW; this comes from the coding sequence ATGGCTAAGAAATCCATGATCGAGCGCGAGAAGAAGCGCGAAGCACTGGTCAAGAAATACGCCGCGAAGCGTGCCGCGTTGAAAGAAATCATCAACGACGAGAGCAAGCCGATGGAAGAGCGTTTCCGCGCCTCCCTGAAGCTGGCGAAACTGCCCCGCAACTCCTCGGCTGTGCGTCTGCACAACCGTTGCCAGCTGACAGGCCGTCCGCACGCTTACTACCGTAAACTTAAAATCTCGCGTATCGCGCTGCGTGATCTCGGCTCCAACGGCCAGATCCCCGGCATGGTCAAGTCGAGCTGGTAA
- the rpsQ gene encoding 30S ribosomal protein S17 produces MPKRILQGVVTSDANEQTVTVSVERRFTHPVLKKTIRKSKKYRAHDENNTYKVGDTVRIIECAPKSKTKRWEVYAGAKAEA; encoded by the coding sequence ATGCCAAAGCGTATCCTGCAGGGCGTCGTAACCTCCGACGCGAACGAACAGACAGTCACCGTATCGGTAGAGCGCCGCTTTACCCACCCGGTTCTGAAGAAGACCATCCGTAAGTCCAAGAAATACCGGGCCCACGATGAGAACAACACCTACAAGGTAGGTGACACGGTCCGCATCATCGAATGCGCGCCGAAATCCAAGACGAAACGTTGGGAAGTCTACGCCGGCGCCAAAGCCGAAGCGTAA
- a CDS encoding DUF2848 domain-containing protein, with the protein MTTAHTLDLTLVDGDEKRQVSFTPERFIVAGWTGRDKAAMEHHMAELEALGIKRPASTPVFYRNAVTRLVTTDLLQTPGAGSSGEVEYVLYNIDGEIWVGIGSDHTDREVEAYNITVSKQMCDKPVGTVLWRYDHLRAVWDDLAVESHATIDGDQVEYQRGTLAAMLPADALIAAFEADSGTRFGPGDVMMGGTLPAIGGVRPAERFDFSLTDPRSGARLSHGYRIEVLPNVG; encoded by the coding sequence ATGACGACTGCACATACCCTCGATCTGACGCTGGTGGATGGCGACGAGAAGCGGCAAGTGTCCTTCACGCCCGAACGTTTCATCGTCGCCGGCTGGACCGGACGCGACAAGGCCGCGATGGAGCATCACATGGCCGAGCTGGAGGCGCTGGGGATCAAACGCCCCGCGTCCACGCCCGTGTTCTACCGCAATGCGGTCACGCGTCTGGTGACAACCGACCTGCTGCAAACCCCCGGCGCCGGATCGTCCGGAGAGGTGGAATACGTCCTCTATAATATCGACGGCGAGATCTGGGTCGGCATCGGGTCGGACCACACCGACCGCGAGGTTGAAGCCTATAACATCACGGTATCGAAACAGATGTGCGACAAACCCGTCGGGACGGTCCTGTGGCGCTACGATCATCTGCGCGCTGTCTGGGATGATCTGGCGGTGGAAAGCCATGCGACCATCGATGGAGATCAGGTGGAATACCAGCGCGGGACACTGGCGGCGATGCTGCCTGCGGATGCCCTCATCGCGGCTTTCGAGGCCGACAGCGGCACCCGTTTCGGCCCCGGCGATGTCATGATGGGCGGCACCCTGCCCGCGATCGGCGGCGTGCGCCCCGCCGAAAGGTTCGACTTTTCGCTGACCGATCCGCGCAGTGGCGCGCGCCTGAGCCACGGGTACCGGATCGAGGTCCTGCCGAACGTCGGCTGA
- the rplO gene encoding 50S ribosomal protein L15 produces the protein MKLHELSDNPGAAKKRMRVARGPGSGKGKMGGRGIKGQKSRSGVSINGYEGGQMPLYQRLPKRGFTKPNRREYAVVNLGLIQKFIDAGKLDAKGTIDEDALIASGVVRRKRDGIRVLAKGDVTAKMTLAVTGASKSAIEAVEKAGGSLTVTAPAAADASE, from the coding sequence ATGAAACTGCACGAACTTTCCGACAATCCAGGCGCCGCCAAGAAACGCATGCGTGTTGCCCGTGGCCCCGGCTCTGGCAAGGGCAAGATGGGTGGCCGTGGTATCAAGGGCCAGAAATCGCGCTCGGGTGTCAGCATCAACGGCTACGAAGGTGGCCAGATGCCGCTCTACCAGCGTCTTCCAAAGCGTGGCTTCACCAAGCCGAACCGCCGTGAATACGCCGTCGTCAACCTCGGGCTGATCCAGAAGTTCATCGACGCGGGCAAGCTCGACGCGAAAGGCACCATCGACGAGGATGCGCTGATCGCCTCCGGCGTCGTGCGCCGCAAGCGTGACGGGATCCGCGTTCTGGCCAAAGGCGACGTGACCGCCAAGATGACCCTCGCGGTCACAGGCGCGTCGAAGTCCGCGATCGAAGCTGTGGAAAAGGCGGGCGGAAGCCTGACTGTCACGGCACCGGCTGCGGCGGACGCGTCCGAATAA